One window from the genome of Carassius carassius chromosome 15, fCarCar2.1, whole genome shotgun sequence encodes:
- the LOC132158231 gene encoding uncharacterized protein LOC132158231 → MPLHKSSSRTPRLDPTMISAPLGDFRHTMHIGRGGDAFGDTSFLSSHGPSSPNPTSVQQPAMGATVETTDNQMNHNNEIEYAEDSGPNELRHSDSVSSFDLDLDLGPSILGDVLGVMDGMTMSSHKDNEDVFSPSRSSRDVMMSPGNAANELNERIRMESMTTEGSHPDEQLNEANGVKSKGLRPKVRFSNKQDEIIGRQEVIEGLDVEVEEEMGLRPNKGMQEISGRTAHDKDPRQAVVVNQKEDNSPSLSSSVSSEYEGVSLLDRRREDQHLSETDSEEEGANGQQGYTFEDEFDDEIGL, encoded by the coding sequence ATGCCTCTCCACAAATCATCTTCTCGAACCCCGCGGCTGGACCCCACCATGATCTCCGCTCCACTGGGTGATTTCCGTCACACCATGCACATTGGTCGAGGTGGAGATGCTTTTGGTGACACCTCCTTCCTGTCCAGCCATGGCCCCTCTAGTCCTAATCCCACGTCTGTGCAACAACCAGCCATGGGAGCCACTGTAGAGACCACAGACAATCAGATGAACCATAACAATGAAATTGAATATGCAGAAGATAGTGGTCCAAATGAGCTCCGGCACTCCGATTCAGTTTCTTCCTTTGACCTCGACTTGGATTTAGGGCCTTCGATTTTAGGAGATGTCCTGGGAGTGATGGACGGAATGACGATGAGTTCTCACAAAGACAATGAAGACGTGTTTAGTCCCAGCAGGAGCTCGAGGGATGTGATGATGTCACCAGGGAATGCTGCCAATGAGTTGAATGAGAGGATAAGGATGGAAAGTATGACCACAGAGGGGAGCCATCCAGATGAGCAGTTGAATGAGGCGAACGGTGTGAAATCAAAAGGGCTCAGGCCCAAAGTGCGATTCAGCAACAAACAAGATGAGATCATCGGTCGACAGGAAGTAATCGAGGGGCTAGATGTGGAAGTAGAAGAAGAAATGGGCTTGAGACCAAATAAGGGGATGCAAGAGATTAGTGGGAGAACGGCTCATGACAAAGACCCAAGACAAGCAGTGGTGGTTAATCAGAAAGAGGACAACTCTCCAAGCCTCTCTTCCTCAGTGAGCTCAGAGTATGAGGGAGTTTCACTGCTGGACCGGAGGAGAGAAGACCAGCATCTTTCAGAAACAGATTCAGAGGAGGAAGGTGCCAACGGACAACAAGGATACACTTTTGAGGATGAATTTGATGATGAGATTGGCCTATAA